In Cedecea neteri, a single genomic region encodes these proteins:
- the iscA gene encoding iron-sulfur cluster assembly protein IscA yields MSITLSDSAAARVSAFLTNRGKGFGLRLGVRTSGCSGMAYVLEFVDEPMADDTVFEDKGVKVVVDGKSLQFLNGTELDFVKEGLNEGFKFTNPNVKDECGCGESFHV; encoded by the coding sequence ATGTCGATTACCCTTAGCGACAGCGCCGCTGCCCGTGTAAGTGCCTTCCTGACCAACCGCGGTAAAGGGTTTGGTCTGCGTCTGGGCGTGCGCACATCAGGCTGCTCTGGGATGGCTTATGTTCTCGAATTTGTTGATGAACCGATGGCGGATGACACTGTGTTCGAAGACAAAGGCGTGAAGGTGGTTGTCGATGGTAAAAGCCTGCAATTCTTAAACGGGACCGAGCTCGACTTCGTCAAAGAAGGCCTTAACGAAGGGTTTAAGTTCACTAACCCGAACGTGAAGGATGAGTGTGGCTGCGGCGAAAGCTTCCACGTCTGA
- the iscU gene encoding Fe-S cluster assembly scaffold IscU, which produces MAYSEKVIDHYENPRNVGSFDNSDDSVGSGMVGAPACGDVMKLQIKVNNDGIIEDARFKTYGCGSAIASSSLVTEWVKGKSLDEAQAIKNTDIADELELPPVKIHCSILAEDAIKAAIADYKSKRETK; this is translated from the coding sequence ATGGCTTACAGCGAAAAAGTAATTGATCACTACGAAAACCCACGCAACGTTGGCTCTTTTGACAACAGCGACGACAGCGTAGGTTCCGGCATGGTGGGTGCACCGGCCTGTGGCGACGTGATGAAGTTGCAGATCAAAGTCAACAATGACGGTATCATTGAAGACGCGCGCTTCAAAACCTACGGCTGCGGCTCGGCGATTGCATCCAGCTCGCTGGTGACCGAGTGGGTGAAGGGCAAATCCCTGGACGAAGCGCAGGCGATCAAAAACACCGATATCGCAGACGAACTCGAACTGCCGCCGGTGAAAATTCACTGCTCAATCCTGGCTGAAGACGCTATCAAAGCGGCTATCGCGGATTACAAAAGCAAACGTGAAACAAAATAA
- the iscS gene encoding cysteine desulfurase, whose amino-acid sequence MKLPIYLDYSATTPVDPRVAEKMMQFLTMDGTFGNPASRSHRFGWQAEEAVDIARNQIAELVGADPREIVFTSGATESDNLAIKGAANFYQKKGKHIITAKTEHKAVLDTCRQLEREGFEVTYLAPQSNGIVDLKQLEAAMREDTILVSIMHVNNEIGVVQDIAAIGEMCRSRGIIFHVDATQSVGKLPIDLSQLKVDLMSFSGHKIYGPKGIGALYVRRKPRIRIEAQVHGGGHERGMRSGTLPVHQIVGMGEAYRIAKEEMETEMARLRTLRNRLWNGVKDMEEVYLNGDLEHGAPNILNVSFNYVEGESLIMALKDLAVSSGSACTSASLEPSYVLRALGMSDELAHSSIRFSLGRFTTEEEIDYTIELVRKSIGRLRDLSPLWEMFKQGVDLNSIEWAHH is encoded by the coding sequence ATGAAATTACCGATTTACCTCGACTACTCCGCAACCACGCCGGTAGACCCGCGTGTTGCTGAGAAGATGATGCAGTTTTTAACGATGGACGGCACCTTCGGTAACCCGGCCTCTCGTTCCCACCGTTTTGGCTGGCAGGCTGAAGAAGCCGTTGATATTGCCCGTAACCAAATCGCTGAACTGGTTGGCGCGGACCCGCGTGAAATCGTCTTCACCTCCGGCGCGACCGAGTCAGACAACCTGGCCATCAAAGGTGCGGCTAACTTCTATCAGAAGAAAGGCAAGCACATCATCACCGCCAAAACCGAACACAAAGCCGTGCTGGACACCTGTCGCCAGCTCGAACGTGAAGGGTTTGAAGTGACTTATCTGGCGCCACAGAGCAACGGTATCGTTGACCTGAAGCAGCTGGAAGCCGCTATGCGTGAAGACACCATTCTGGTGTCCATCATGCACGTGAACAACGAAATCGGCGTGGTGCAGGATATCGCAGCTATCGGCGAAATGTGCCGTTCCCGTGGCATTATCTTCCACGTTGATGCTACCCAGAGCGTGGGCAAACTGCCTATCGACCTGAGCCAGCTGAAAGTTGACCTGATGTCCTTCTCTGGCCACAAAATTTACGGGCCGAAAGGGATCGGTGCGCTTTACGTGCGTCGCAAACCGCGTATCCGTATCGAAGCTCAGGTTCACGGCGGTGGTCACGAGCGCGGCATGCGTTCCGGTACTCTGCCTGTTCACCAGATCGTCGGCATGGGCGAAGCTTACCGTATCGCAAAAGAAGAGATGGAGACCGAAATGGCCCGTCTGCGCACGCTGCGTAACCGTCTGTGGAACGGCGTGAAAGATATGGAAGAAGTTTACCTGAACGGTGACCTGGAGCACGGCGCGCCAAACATCCTCAACGTTAGCTTTAACTACGTTGAAGGCGAGTCGCTGATCATGGCGCTGAAAGACCTCGCGGTCTCTTCGGGCTCAGCCTGTACTTCCGCTAGCCTCGAGCCATCCTACGTGCTGCGCGCGCTGGGCATGAGCGATGAACTGGCACACAGCTCTATCCGTTTCTCTCTGGGTCGTTTTACCACTGAAGAAGAGATCGACTACACCATCGAGCTGGTACGTAAATCCATTGGCCGTCTGCGCGACCTTTCTCCGCTGTGGGAAATGTTCAAACAGGGCGTGGATCTTAATTCCATCGAATGGGCTCATCACTGA
- the iscR gene encoding Fe-S cluster assembly transcriptional regulator IscR produces MRLTSKGRYAVTAMLDVALNSESGPVPLADISERQGISLSYLEQLFSRLRKNGLVASVRGPGGGYLLGKDASSIAVGEVISAVDESVDATRCQGKGGCQGGDKCLTHALWRDLSDRLTGFLNNITLGELVNNQEVLDVSDRQHSENHRSTRSQDAIDVKLRA; encoded by the coding sequence ATGAGACTGACATCAAAAGGGCGCTATGCCGTAACCGCGATGCTTGACGTTGCGCTGAACTCTGAATCGGGCCCGGTTCCGTTGGCTGATATTTCTGAACGTCAGGGTATTTCACTCTCCTACCTGGAGCAGCTGTTCTCTCGCCTGCGTAAAAATGGCCTGGTGGCCAGCGTTCGCGGTCCTGGCGGTGGTTATCTGTTAGGTAAAGACGCGAGCAGCATCGCCGTAGGCGAAGTGATCAGCGCCGTTGATGAGTCCGTAGACGCCACCCGTTGCCAGGGTAAAGGCGGCTGCCAGGGCGGTGATAAATGCCTGACTCACGCGCTGTGGCGCGACCTGAGCGATCGCCTGACCGGCTTCCTGAACAACATCACCCTGGGTGAACTGGTTAACAACCAGGAAGTGCTGGACGTGTCCGACCGTCAACATAGTGAAAATCATCGCAGCACCCGTTCTCAGGACGCTATTGACGTCAAACTGCGCGCATAA
- the trmJ gene encoding tRNA (cytosine(32)/uridine(32)-2'-O)-methyltransferase TrmJ: MLQNVRIVLVETSHTGNMGSVARAMKTMGLTNLWLVNPLVKPDSQAIALAAGASDVIGDAQIVDTLDEALAGCSLVVGTSARSRTLPWPMLDPRECGLKSISEAQHAPVAIVFGRERVGLTNEELQKCHYHVAIQANPEYSSLNLAMAVQILAYEVRIAWLATQEQPEAAKEEEDAPYPLVDDLERFYVHLEKALQESGFIRPTHPGQVMNRLRRLFTRARPESQELNILRGMLASLENPKKSGQ; the protein is encoded by the coding sequence ATGCTGCAAAACGTACGAATCGTGCTGGTCGAAACCTCGCATACCGGCAACATGGGCTCCGTGGCTCGCGCTATGAAAACCATGGGCTTAACTAACCTTTGGCTGGTCAATCCGCTGGTCAAACCGGACTCCCAGGCCATCGCCCTGGCCGCTGGCGCCAGCGACGTTATTGGCGATGCTCAGATCGTCGATACGCTTGATGAAGCACTGGCAGGATGCAGCCTGGTGGTCGGCACCAGTGCGCGTTCCCGCACTCTGCCGTGGCCGATGCTTGACCCGCGTGAATGCGGTCTAAAAAGCATCAGCGAAGCGCAGCACGCGCCGGTGGCCATTGTGTTTGGGCGCGAACGCGTGGGCCTGACCAACGAAGAGTTGCAGAAGTGCCATTATCACGTTGCTATCCAGGCTAACCCGGAATACAGCTCCCTTAACCTCGCCATGGCGGTGCAGATCCTCGCCTATGAAGTGCGCATTGCCTGGCTCGCCACGCAAGAGCAGCCGGAAGCGGCTAAAGAAGAGGAAGATGCGCCTTATCCGCTGGTTGATGACCTGGAGCGTTTCTATGTGCATCTCGAAAAAGCGCTGCAGGAAAGCGGCTTTATTCGCCCAACCCATCCGGGGCAGGTGATGAATCGCCTGCGCCGTCTGTTTACCCGCGCACGCCCGGAAAGTCAGGAATTAAACATCCTGCGCGGCATGCTGGCGTCGCTGGAAAACCCGAAAAAATCGGGCCAATAA
- the suhB gene encoding inositol-1-monophosphatase, whose amino-acid sequence MHPMLNIAVRAARKAGNLIAKNYETPDAVEASQKGSNDFVTNVDKDAERLIIEVIRKSYPKHTIITEESGELAGEDQDVQWVIDPLDGTTNFIKRLPHFSVSIAVRIKGRTEVAVVYDPMRNELFSAVRGQGAQLNGYRLRGSNARDLDGTVLATGFPFKVKQHATSYINIVGKLFTQCADFRRTGSAALDLAYVAAGRVDGFFEIGLKPWDFAAGELLARESGSIVCDFTGGHNYLTTGNIVAGNPRVVKAMLATMREELSEALKR is encoded by the coding sequence ATGCATCCGATGCTCAACATCGCCGTGCGTGCTGCACGCAAGGCGGGTAATTTAATTGCCAAGAATTACGAAACTCCAGACGCAGTTGAAGCTAGCCAGAAAGGCAGCAATGACTTCGTGACCAACGTCGATAAAGACGCCGAACGTCTGATTATCGAAGTGATTCGTAAATCTTACCCAAAACACACCATCATCACCGAAGAATCCGGTGAACTGGCTGGGGAAGATCAGGATGTGCAATGGGTTATCGATCCGCTGGATGGCACCACCAACTTCATCAAACGTCTGCCGCATTTCTCCGTTTCTATCGCTGTTCGTATCAAAGGCCGCACCGAAGTCGCGGTAGTTTACGATCCAATGCGTAACGAACTGTTCAGCGCCGTTCGCGGCCAGGGCGCCCAGCTTAACGGCTACCGCCTGCGCGGCAGCAACGCACGCGACCTGGACGGCACCGTTCTGGCGACCGGCTTCCCGTTCAAAGTGAAGCAGCACGCTACCTCTTACATCAACATCGTCGGCAAACTGTTCACCCAGTGTGCAGACTTCCGTCGCACCGGTTCCGCTGCGCTGGATCTGGCCTACGTTGCGGCTGGCCGCGTGGACGGTTTCTTCGAGATTGGCCTGAAGCCATGGGATTTCGCCGCAGGTGAACTGCTAGCTCGTGAATCCGGCAGCATCGTGTGTGATTTCACCGGCGGCCATAACTACCTGACGACCGGGAACATCGTCGCCGGTAACCCACGCGTAGTGAAAGCCATGCTGGCTACCATGCGTGAAGAACTGAGCGAAGCGCTGAAGCGCTAA
- a CDS encoding nickel/cobalt transporter, with product MSIITASSPVRRWGHLWPLALFMLLAAAGLYALWLYWPQILLSSAVWQRSINQELSGLLRQVADNPARAGLSLLSFSFFYGVLHALGPGHGKIVISTWLATHPSKIKSSLGLTFAASLLQGLVAIALVVVVLGVLALPSRQLHLSSYWMEKGSYLLVGCLGLLLSWRALGRLRAQLRRKPKFTSFTPHHVHDANCGCGHQHVPDEKQLAAGSDWRARLMIVLSMGMRPCSGAIMVLLFSKVIGVFSWGVLSALAMAAGTSITISGLALLVHSFRALAVRLSGNRAPVLWRQVGWSTLALAGGIILVVAALIMWLSAQPMARGIRPF from the coding sequence ATGTCAATAATCACCGCTTCTTCTCCCGTTCGCCGCTGGGGCCATTTGTGGCCGTTGGCGCTGTTTATGCTGCTTGCCGCAGCCGGGCTTTATGCCTTGTGGCTTTATTGGCCGCAAATCCTGCTCAGCTCGGCCGTCTGGCAGCGTTCAATCAATCAGGAATTAAGCGGGCTGCTGCGCCAGGTGGCGGACAACCCCGCTCGCGCAGGTTTATCGCTGCTCTCTTTCAGTTTTTTCTATGGCGTGCTCCATGCGCTGGGGCCAGGGCACGGTAAAATCGTCATCAGCACCTGGCTTGCGACCCACCCCTCAAAAATTAAAAGCAGCCTCGGTTTGACCTTTGCCGCCTCTTTATTGCAGGGACTGGTGGCTATTGCGCTGGTGGTCGTGGTGCTGGGCGTCCTGGCCTTGCCTTCCCGGCAGCTTCATCTCAGCAGTTATTGGATGGAGAAGGGCAGCTACCTGCTTGTCGGGTGCCTGGGCCTTTTGCTGAGCTGGCGGGCACTGGGGCGTTTACGCGCTCAGTTACGCCGCAAACCCAAATTCACCTCGTTTACACCGCATCATGTGCATGACGCTAACTGCGGCTGCGGGCATCAGCACGTCCCGGACGAAAAACAGCTGGCGGCGGGCAGCGACTGGCGGGCCAGGCTGATGATCGTTCTGTCGATGGGTATGCGCCCCTGTTCCGGCGCGATTATGGTGCTGCTGTTCAGCAAGGTGATCGGGGTCTTTAGCTGGGGCGTACTGTCTGCGCTGGCGATGGCGGCGGGCACCTCGATCACTATTTCTGGCCTGGCGTTGCTGGTACACAGCTTCCGTGCGCTGGCGGTTCGCTTAAGCGGGAACCGTGCCCCGGTGCTCTGGCGGCAGGTCGGCTGGTCAACGCTCGCGCTGGCGGGAGGAATTATCCTGGTCGTGGCCGCTCTGATTATGTGGCTGAGCGCCCAGCCGATGGCGCGAGGTATTCGGCCTTTCTGA
- a CDS encoding DUF1007 family protein, with translation MSDKRISLKGVALLLAGLSAASVQAHPHSFISIVTTPVVEQGQLTGLKMQWTMDEITSADLLYDAGDAKPGSTVWKKLAAEVMANVLGQHYFTEFWHNKEKVKFGNLPPEYGLSRSNHQAVLTFVLPLAHPQPLKGQTYRFSTFDPTYFVDMSYAHDGDVHLPLDLASGCKVSVHTPKPSEETLLFAQSLDKADAPPEDMDLGKQFAQEVTLACQ, from the coding sequence ATGAGCGACAAAAGAATCAGCCTGAAAGGAGTAGCCTTACTGCTGGCAGGGCTTTCGGCGGCAAGCGTGCAGGCGCATCCCCACAGTTTTATCTCCATCGTCACTACGCCGGTGGTTGAGCAGGGGCAGCTGACGGGGCTAAAAATGCAGTGGACGATGGACGAGATTACTTCAGCAGATCTGTTGTATGACGCCGGCGACGCAAAGCCGGGGTCTACCGTATGGAAGAAGCTGGCGGCAGAAGTGATGGCTAACGTGCTGGGCCAGCACTACTTTACCGAGTTCTGGCATAACAAAGAGAAGGTGAAGTTTGGCAATTTGCCGCCGGAATATGGCCTGAGCCGCAGTAATCATCAGGCGGTGCTGACGTTTGTTCTGCCGCTGGCGCATCCGCAGCCGCTGAAAGGGCAGACATACCGTTTCTCGACCTTCGATCCGACCTATTTTGTCGACATGAGCTATGCCCACGATGGGGACGTGCATCTGCCGCTGGATTTGGCCTCAGGCTGTAAAGTGTCTGTGCACACGCCAAAGCCCAGCGAAGAGACGCTGCTGTTCGCGCAGTCGCTGGATAAAGCTGACGCCCCGCCTGAGGACATGGACTTAGGGAAACAGTTTGCTCAGGAGGTGACGCTGGCATGTCAATAA
- the csiE gene encoding stationary phase inducible protein CsiE yields MMTLLTPPPSVLTSSQRRCHLLLMLYLPEPNVTPEVIASLNGVDQRQTLQDIADTGHEIQSYHRLSLTPQQDGSYRIEGTVLDRRLCLLHWLRRALRLCPQFVQQHFSPALKSQLNQLGLIKALYDETNLRALVNLCGRRLKRQYDSRDSQFLTLFLQYCLHQHHSGNVPVLTPQQREWSQMRPEFAVAQEIARHWKRRVMQPADVDEQHFLALLFQLLRIPDPINDEHEQDARLHNEIARMIERFRRQAGLSFSDEQGLSDQLYIHLAQALNRCHFNIGIDHSLPEEITRLYPRLMRTSREVLADFEQHYGIQFSDAERGLVAVIFGAWLMQESDIQEKQVLLLTADDRELEQKIEQQLRELTLLPLNIKYLAVQQFQSQGAPREVGLVITPYATSLPLFSPPLIHATLPLGEHQQQRIKALLEA; encoded by the coding sequence ATGATGACTTTACTGACGCCGCCACCCTCTGTGCTCACCAGTTCGCAGCGCCGCTGCCACCTGCTTCTGATGCTCTATCTCCCGGAGCCGAACGTCACGCCGGAGGTAATTGCCAGCCTTAACGGCGTGGATCAGAGGCAAACCCTGCAAGATATAGCCGACACGGGCCATGAGATCCAGAGTTATCACCGTCTCTCCCTGACTCCGCAGCAGGACGGCAGCTACCGGATTGAAGGCACAGTTCTTGATCGCCGCCTTTGCCTGCTGCACTGGCTGCGACGCGCCCTGCGCCTTTGCCCGCAGTTTGTGCAACAGCACTTTAGCCCGGCACTAAAGTCTCAGCTAAACCAACTGGGACTTATCAAGGCGTTGTATGACGAAACCAATTTACGTGCGCTGGTGAATCTGTGTGGCCGCCGTTTAAAAAGGCAGTACGACAGCCGGGACAGCCAGTTCCTGACGCTCTTTCTGCAGTATTGCCTGCACCAGCATCACTCCGGCAATGTGCCCGTCCTGACGCCGCAGCAGCGCGAATGGAGCCAGATGCGGCCTGAGTTTGCAGTCGCCCAGGAAATAGCCCGCCACTGGAAGCGCCGCGTCATGCAGCCCGCCGATGTCGATGAGCAGCATTTCCTGGCCCTGCTCTTTCAACTGCTCAGGATCCCCGATCCGATTAATGACGAACACGAGCAGGATGCCCGTTTACACAACGAAATCGCGCGGATGATTGAACGCTTCCGTCGGCAGGCCGGGCTCTCTTTTAGCGATGAACAAGGGCTTAGCGATCAGCTTTATATTCACCTCGCCCAGGCGCTGAACCGCTGCCACTTTAATATTGGCATCGACCACAGCCTGCCCGAAGAGATCACGCGTCTTTATCCAAGGCTGATGCGAACCTCGCGAGAGGTGCTTGCGGATTTTGAACAGCATTATGGGATTCAGTTTTCCGACGCGGAAAGAGGCCTGGTCGCGGTGATCTTTGGTGCCTGGCTGATGCAGGAAAGTGACATTCAGGAAAAACAGGTATTGCTGCTGACGGCCGACGATCGGGAGCTGGAACAGAAAATTGAGCAGCAGCTGCGTGAGCTGACCCTGCTGCCGCTCAACATTAAATACCTGGCGGTACAGCAGTTTCAAAGCCAGGGCGCTCCGCGCGAAGTGGGGCTGGTCATTACGCCCTACGCGACCTCACTGCCGCTGTTTTCCCCCCCGCTCATTCACGCCACGCTGCCGCTGGGAGAACACCAGCAGCAGCGTATCAAAGCGCTGTTAGAGGCTTAG